A section of the Acanthochromis polyacanthus isolate Apoly-LR-REF ecotype Palm Island chromosome 1, KAUST_Apoly_ChrSc, whole genome shotgun sequence genome encodes:
- the osbpl8 gene encoding oxysterol-binding protein-related protein 8 isoform X5 — MMKEEGLLSRRRFSTCGGTASLRPPHPDGRKLIRNASFGGYNELSPISLPGFERGKEDLLPLPLKEDSHSISKSKSETKLYNGSDKDVSASGGKLTKKESLKVQKKNYREEKKRATKELLSTITDPSVIVMADWLKIRGTLKSWTKLWCVLKPGVLLIYKTHKNGQWVGTVLLNACELIERPSKKDGFCFKLFHPLEQSIWAVKGPKGEAVGSITQPLPSSHLIFRAASESDGRCWMDALELALKCSSLLKRTMIREGKEDMSTVTSGGEHSINFYSLLRAHNMHGFQFNDSDHLKDPDLYSDKSDREGEQDHEESDPEGLEKSEESDSDTSERQDDSYIDLDPNEHLRETPYLEQSHEELGEAGEAAQTETVSEENKSLIWTLLKQVRPGMDLSKVVLPTFILEQRSFLDKLSDYYYHADFLSEAAIEENAYNRMKKVVKWYISGFYKKPKGLKKPYNPIIGETFRCMWLHQKTNSKTFYIAEQVSHHPPVSAFYVSNRKDGFCLSGSILAKSKFYGNSLSAILDGEARLTFLNRGEDYVMNMPYAHCKGILYGTMTLELGGQITIACEKTGYSAQLEFKLKPFLGSSDSVNQVSGKIKLGKEVLATLEGHWDSEIFINDKKTGTMDTFWNPTPDLRQSRLTRCTVPPEEQGEYESERLWQHVTRAINNKDQTEATNEKFILEEAQRKSARERKAKCEEWIPALFEQDSVTGEWHYRYADTRPWDPLNDLIQFEKDGCIQTKVRHRTPMVTVPKRKHKSDKPKSPESGCSSPEPDRQDSSGSERETQSKHNSRLRKKGADLSELQSAIESIKQTQEDINRSISVLRSRAAGRVEGSSFLQQRDYVIIVFLILLQVLINYIFK, encoded by the exons GTTTCGAGAGGGGGAAGGAGGACCTCTTGCCTCTGCCTTTGAAAGAGGACTCACATTCCATATCTAAGAGCAAG TCTGAAACAAAGCTGTACAATGGCTCAGACAAGGATGTGTCAGCGTCTGGAGGAAAGCTCACCAAGAAGGAATCCCTCAAG GTGCAGAAAAAGAACTACagggaagagaagaagagagcaACTAAGGAGCTGCTCAGCACCATCACTGATCCTTCTGTCATCGTCATGGCCGACTGGCTGAAG ATCCGTGGCACTCTGAAGAGCTGGACCAAGCTGTGGTGTGTGCTGAAACCAGGCGTCCTGCTCATCTATAAAACCCACAAAAATGGACAGTGGGTGGGAACGGTGCTGCTCAATGCCTGTGAGCTGATCGAGAGGCCCTCCAAGAAGGACGGCTTCTGTTTCAAGCTCTTTCATCCACTGGAACAGTCCATCTGGGCTGTCAAG GGACCTAAAGGAGAGGCGGTGGGCTCCATCACACAGCCGTTACCCAGCAGCCACCTCATCTTCCGTGCTGCCTCCGAGTCTGATG GCCGATGCTGGATGGATGCCTTAGAGCTGGCCCTGAAGTGCTCCAGTCTGCTGAAGAGAACCATGATCCGCGAGGGGAAAGAGGACATGAGCACAGTTACCAGCGGAGGAGAACACTCCATTAATTTCTACAGCCTCCTCCGAGCTCACAACATGCATGGTTTCCA GTTCAACGACAGCGACCATTTAAAAGATCCGGATCTGTACTCAGACAAATCAGACAGGGAGGGAGAGCAGGATCACGAGGAGTCAGACCCAGAAGGCCTGGAGAAGAGCGAGGAGAGCGACAGCGACACATCAGAGCGCCAAGACGACTCGTACATCGACCTGGACCCCAACGAACATCTGCGGGAAACCCCATACCTGGAGCAGTCCCACGAGGAGTTGGGGGAG GCTGGTGAGGCTGCCCAGACAGAAACCGTATCAGAGGAGAATAAATCTCTGATCTGGACCTTGCTGAAGCAGGTCCGACCTGGCATGGATCTGTCCAAGGTTGTACTTCCCACTTTCATCTTGGAGCAAAGATCCTTCCTGGACAAACTCTCTGACTACTACTACCATGCAGACTTCCTGTCAGA AGCTGCCATTGAAGAGAATGCCTACAACCGAATGAAGAAAGTGGTCAAGTGGTACATATCTGGATTTTACAAAAAGCCAAAG GGGTTGAAGAAGCCTTACAACCCCATTATTGGAGAGACGTTCCGCTGCATGTGGCTCCATCAGAAGACCAACAGCAAGACGTTCTACATCGCAGAACAG GTATCCCATCATCCCCCAGTGTCAGCCTTCTATGTCAGTAACAGGAAGGACGGGTTCTGTCTCAGCGGCAGCATCCTGGCCAAGTCCAAGTTCTATG GAAACTCGCTGTCGGCCATTTTAGACGGGGAGGCTCGGCTCACTTTTCTCAACCGAGGGGAGGACTATGTGATGAACATGCCCTACGCTCACTGTAAAG gaatCCTGTATGGAACCATGACCCTGGAGCTGGGCGGTCAGATCACCATTGCATGTGAGAAAACGGGCTACAGTGCTCAGCTGGAGTTCAAGCTGAAG CCTTTTCTGGGCAGCAGTGATAGTGTCAATCAGGTTTCTGGAAAGATCAAGCTGGGAAAAGAGGTGTTAGCGACGCTAGAAGGACACTGG GACAGCGAAATCTTCATCAACGACAAAAAGACGGGAACGATGGACACTTTTTGGAACCCCACTCCGGATCTGAGGCAGAGCCGGCTGACCCGCTGCACCGTCCCACCAGAGGAGCAGGGGGAGTACGAGTCAGAAAG ACTGTGGCAGCATGTGACGCGGGCCATCAACAACAAGGACCAAACCGAAGCCACCAATGAGAAGTTCATCCTGGAGGAAGCTCAGAGGAAGTCAGCCCGCGAGCGGAAAGCCAAATGCGAGGAGTGGATCCCTGCCCTGTTCGAGCAGGACTCTGTCACCGGAGAGTGGCATTACAGATATGCCGA TACGAGGCCGTGGGATCCACTCAATGACTTGATCCAGTTTGAAAAAGACGGCTGTATCCAGACCAAGGTCCGACACCGCACCCCTATG GTAACGGTGccaaagaggaaacacaagagCGACAAGCCCAAGAGCCCAGAGAGCGGCTGCTCTTCACCCGAACCCGACCGCCAAGACTCATCTGGCAGCGAACGTGA gacacaaagcaaacacaacaGTCGACTGAGGAAAAAAGGAGCAGACCTCAGTGAACTTCAAAGTGCCATTGAATCTATAAAACAGACGCAGGAGGACATTAACAG gaGCATCAGTGTGTTACGGAGTCGTGCAGCCGGCCGGGTGGAGGGCAGCTCGTTCCTTCAGCAGCGCGACTACGTCATCATCGTTTTCCTCATCCTCCTTCAGGTCCTGATCAACTATATCTTCAAGTAG
- the osbpl8 gene encoding oxysterol-binding protein-related protein 8 isoform X1: protein MESSSESQQEPEKTLHHAELREHHATSAAIVCGDDTVLLTPGRMSQRQVKERDKERDKEAGLQTPNREHVATPSTLSPGVSYSHGFERGKEDLLPLPLKEDSHSISKSKSETKLYNGSDKDVSASGGKLTKKESLKVQKKNYREEKKRATKELLSTITDPSVIVMADWLKIRGTLKSWTKLWCVLKPGVLLIYKTHKNGQWVGTVLLNACELIERPSKKDGFCFKLFHPLEQSIWAVKGPKGEAVGSITQPLPSSHLIFRAASESDGRCWMDALELALKCSSLLKRTMIREGKEDMSTVTSGGEHSINFYSLLRAHNMHGFQFNDSDHLKDPDLYSDKSDREGEQDHEESDPEGLEKSEESDSDTSERQDDSYIDLDPNEHLRETPYLEQSHEELGEAGEAAQTETVSEENKSLIWTLLKQVRPGMDLSKVVLPTFILEQRSFLDKLSDYYYHADFLSEAAIEENAYNRMKKVVKWYISGFYKKPKGLKKPYNPIIGETFRCMWLHQKTNSKTFYIAEQVSHHPPVSAFYVSNRKDGFCLSGSILAKSKFYGNSLSAILDGEARLTFLNRGEDYVMNMPYAHCKGILYGTMTLELGGQITIACEKTGYSAQLEFKLKPFLGSSDSVNQVSGKIKLGKEVLATLEGHWDSEIFINDKKTGTMDTFWNPTPDLRQSRLTRCTVPPEEQGEYESERLWQHVTRAINNKDQTEATNEKFILEEAQRKSARERKAKCEEWIPALFEQDSVTGEWHYRYADTRPWDPLNDLIQFEKDGCIQTKVRHRTPMVRSGSLISLSNQGPRRDNCKCQVTVPKRKHKSDKPKSPESGCSSPEPDRQDSSGSERELRTFTPTYK from the exons GTTTCGAGAGGGGGAAGGAGGACCTCTTGCCTCTGCCTTTGAAAGAGGACTCACATTCCATATCTAAGAGCAAG TCTGAAACAAAGCTGTACAATGGCTCAGACAAGGATGTGTCAGCGTCTGGAGGAAAGCTCACCAAGAAGGAATCCCTCAAG GTGCAGAAAAAGAACTACagggaagagaagaagagagcaACTAAGGAGCTGCTCAGCACCATCACTGATCCTTCTGTCATCGTCATGGCCGACTGGCTGAAG ATCCGTGGCACTCTGAAGAGCTGGACCAAGCTGTGGTGTGTGCTGAAACCAGGCGTCCTGCTCATCTATAAAACCCACAAAAATGGACAGTGGGTGGGAACGGTGCTGCTCAATGCCTGTGAGCTGATCGAGAGGCCCTCCAAGAAGGACGGCTTCTGTTTCAAGCTCTTTCATCCACTGGAACAGTCCATCTGGGCTGTCAAG GGACCTAAAGGAGAGGCGGTGGGCTCCATCACACAGCCGTTACCCAGCAGCCACCTCATCTTCCGTGCTGCCTCCGAGTCTGATG GCCGATGCTGGATGGATGCCTTAGAGCTGGCCCTGAAGTGCTCCAGTCTGCTGAAGAGAACCATGATCCGCGAGGGGAAAGAGGACATGAGCACAGTTACCAGCGGAGGAGAACACTCCATTAATTTCTACAGCCTCCTCCGAGCTCACAACATGCATGGTTTCCA GTTCAACGACAGCGACCATTTAAAAGATCCGGATCTGTACTCAGACAAATCAGACAGGGAGGGAGAGCAGGATCACGAGGAGTCAGACCCAGAAGGCCTGGAGAAGAGCGAGGAGAGCGACAGCGACACATCAGAGCGCCAAGACGACTCGTACATCGACCTGGACCCCAACGAACATCTGCGGGAAACCCCATACCTGGAGCAGTCCCACGAGGAGTTGGGGGAG GCTGGTGAGGCTGCCCAGACAGAAACCGTATCAGAGGAGAATAAATCTCTGATCTGGACCTTGCTGAAGCAGGTCCGACCTGGCATGGATCTGTCCAAGGTTGTACTTCCCACTTTCATCTTGGAGCAAAGATCCTTCCTGGACAAACTCTCTGACTACTACTACCATGCAGACTTCCTGTCAGA AGCTGCCATTGAAGAGAATGCCTACAACCGAATGAAGAAAGTGGTCAAGTGGTACATATCTGGATTTTACAAAAAGCCAAAG GGGTTGAAGAAGCCTTACAACCCCATTATTGGAGAGACGTTCCGCTGCATGTGGCTCCATCAGAAGACCAACAGCAAGACGTTCTACATCGCAGAACAG GTATCCCATCATCCCCCAGTGTCAGCCTTCTATGTCAGTAACAGGAAGGACGGGTTCTGTCTCAGCGGCAGCATCCTGGCCAAGTCCAAGTTCTATG GAAACTCGCTGTCGGCCATTTTAGACGGGGAGGCTCGGCTCACTTTTCTCAACCGAGGGGAGGACTATGTGATGAACATGCCCTACGCTCACTGTAAAG gaatCCTGTATGGAACCATGACCCTGGAGCTGGGCGGTCAGATCACCATTGCATGTGAGAAAACGGGCTACAGTGCTCAGCTGGAGTTCAAGCTGAAG CCTTTTCTGGGCAGCAGTGATAGTGTCAATCAGGTTTCTGGAAAGATCAAGCTGGGAAAAGAGGTGTTAGCGACGCTAGAAGGACACTGG GACAGCGAAATCTTCATCAACGACAAAAAGACGGGAACGATGGACACTTTTTGGAACCCCACTCCGGATCTGAGGCAGAGCCGGCTGACCCGCTGCACCGTCCCACCAGAGGAGCAGGGGGAGTACGAGTCAGAAAG ACTGTGGCAGCATGTGACGCGGGCCATCAACAACAAGGACCAAACCGAAGCCACCAATGAGAAGTTCATCCTGGAGGAAGCTCAGAGGAAGTCAGCCCGCGAGCGGAAAGCCAAATGCGAGGAGTGGATCCCTGCCCTGTTCGAGCAGGACTCTGTCACCGGAGAGTGGCATTACAGATATGCCGA TACGAGGCCGTGGGATCCACTCAATGACTTGATCCAGTTTGAAAAAGACGGCTGTATCCAGACCAAGGTCCGACACCGCACCCCTATGGTACGTTCTGGCAGTCTTATTAGTCTGAGTAACCAGGGGCCGCGGAGGGACAATTGCAAGTGCCAG GTAACGGTGccaaagaggaaacacaagagCGACAAGCCCAAGAGCCCAGAGAGCGGCTGCTCTTCACCCGAACCCGACCGCCAAGACTCATCTGGCAGCGAACGTGAGCTACGCACCTTCACACCCACATACAAATAG
- the osbpl8 gene encoding oxysterol-binding protein-related protein 8 isoform X3, whose product MMKEEGLLSRRRFSTCGGTASLRPPHPDGRKLIRNASFGGYNELSPISLPGFERGKEDLLPLPLKEDSHSISKSKSETKLYNGSDKDVSASGGKLTKKESLKVQKKNYREEKKRATKELLSTITDPSVIVMADWLKIRGTLKSWTKLWCVLKPGVLLIYKTHKNGQWVGTVLLNACELIERPSKKDGFCFKLFHPLEQSIWAVKGPKGEAVGSITQPLPSSHLIFRAASESDGRCWMDALELALKCSSLLKRTMIREGKEDMSTVTSGGEHSINFYSLLRAHNMHGFQFNDSDHLKDPDLYSDKSDREGEQDHEESDPEGLEKSEESDSDTSERQDDSYIDLDPNEHLRETPYLEQSHEELGEAGEAAQTETVSEENKSLIWTLLKQVRPGMDLSKVVLPTFILEQRSFLDKLSDYYYHADFLSEAAIEENAYNRMKKVVKWYISGFYKKPKGLKKPYNPIIGETFRCMWLHQKTNSKTFYIAEQVSHHPPVSAFYVSNRKDGFCLSGSILAKSKFYGNSLSAILDGEARLTFLNRGEDYVMNMPYAHCKGILYGTMTLELGGQITIACEKTGYSAQLEFKLKPFLGSSDSVNQVSGKIKLGKEVLATLEGHWDSEIFINDKKTGTMDTFWNPTPDLRQSRLTRCTVPPEEQGEYESERLWQHVTRAINNKDQTEATNEKFILEEAQRKSARERKAKCEEWIPALFEQDSVTGEWHYRYADTRPWDPLNDLIQFEKDGCIQTKVRHRTPMVRSGSLISLSNQGPRRDNCKCQVTVPKRKHKSDKPKSPESGCSSPEPDRQDSSGSERELRTFTPTYK is encoded by the exons GTTTCGAGAGGGGGAAGGAGGACCTCTTGCCTCTGCCTTTGAAAGAGGACTCACATTCCATATCTAAGAGCAAG TCTGAAACAAAGCTGTACAATGGCTCAGACAAGGATGTGTCAGCGTCTGGAGGAAAGCTCACCAAGAAGGAATCCCTCAAG GTGCAGAAAAAGAACTACagggaagagaagaagagagcaACTAAGGAGCTGCTCAGCACCATCACTGATCCTTCTGTCATCGTCATGGCCGACTGGCTGAAG ATCCGTGGCACTCTGAAGAGCTGGACCAAGCTGTGGTGTGTGCTGAAACCAGGCGTCCTGCTCATCTATAAAACCCACAAAAATGGACAGTGGGTGGGAACGGTGCTGCTCAATGCCTGTGAGCTGATCGAGAGGCCCTCCAAGAAGGACGGCTTCTGTTTCAAGCTCTTTCATCCACTGGAACAGTCCATCTGGGCTGTCAAG GGACCTAAAGGAGAGGCGGTGGGCTCCATCACACAGCCGTTACCCAGCAGCCACCTCATCTTCCGTGCTGCCTCCGAGTCTGATG GCCGATGCTGGATGGATGCCTTAGAGCTGGCCCTGAAGTGCTCCAGTCTGCTGAAGAGAACCATGATCCGCGAGGGGAAAGAGGACATGAGCACAGTTACCAGCGGAGGAGAACACTCCATTAATTTCTACAGCCTCCTCCGAGCTCACAACATGCATGGTTTCCA GTTCAACGACAGCGACCATTTAAAAGATCCGGATCTGTACTCAGACAAATCAGACAGGGAGGGAGAGCAGGATCACGAGGAGTCAGACCCAGAAGGCCTGGAGAAGAGCGAGGAGAGCGACAGCGACACATCAGAGCGCCAAGACGACTCGTACATCGACCTGGACCCCAACGAACATCTGCGGGAAACCCCATACCTGGAGCAGTCCCACGAGGAGTTGGGGGAG GCTGGTGAGGCTGCCCAGACAGAAACCGTATCAGAGGAGAATAAATCTCTGATCTGGACCTTGCTGAAGCAGGTCCGACCTGGCATGGATCTGTCCAAGGTTGTACTTCCCACTTTCATCTTGGAGCAAAGATCCTTCCTGGACAAACTCTCTGACTACTACTACCATGCAGACTTCCTGTCAGA AGCTGCCATTGAAGAGAATGCCTACAACCGAATGAAGAAAGTGGTCAAGTGGTACATATCTGGATTTTACAAAAAGCCAAAG GGGTTGAAGAAGCCTTACAACCCCATTATTGGAGAGACGTTCCGCTGCATGTGGCTCCATCAGAAGACCAACAGCAAGACGTTCTACATCGCAGAACAG GTATCCCATCATCCCCCAGTGTCAGCCTTCTATGTCAGTAACAGGAAGGACGGGTTCTGTCTCAGCGGCAGCATCCTGGCCAAGTCCAAGTTCTATG GAAACTCGCTGTCGGCCATTTTAGACGGGGAGGCTCGGCTCACTTTTCTCAACCGAGGGGAGGACTATGTGATGAACATGCCCTACGCTCACTGTAAAG gaatCCTGTATGGAACCATGACCCTGGAGCTGGGCGGTCAGATCACCATTGCATGTGAGAAAACGGGCTACAGTGCTCAGCTGGAGTTCAAGCTGAAG CCTTTTCTGGGCAGCAGTGATAGTGTCAATCAGGTTTCTGGAAAGATCAAGCTGGGAAAAGAGGTGTTAGCGACGCTAGAAGGACACTGG GACAGCGAAATCTTCATCAACGACAAAAAGACGGGAACGATGGACACTTTTTGGAACCCCACTCCGGATCTGAGGCAGAGCCGGCTGACCCGCTGCACCGTCCCACCAGAGGAGCAGGGGGAGTACGAGTCAGAAAG ACTGTGGCAGCATGTGACGCGGGCCATCAACAACAAGGACCAAACCGAAGCCACCAATGAGAAGTTCATCCTGGAGGAAGCTCAGAGGAAGTCAGCCCGCGAGCGGAAAGCCAAATGCGAGGAGTGGATCCCTGCCCTGTTCGAGCAGGACTCTGTCACCGGAGAGTGGCATTACAGATATGCCGA TACGAGGCCGTGGGATCCACTCAATGACTTGATCCAGTTTGAAAAAGACGGCTGTATCCAGACCAAGGTCCGACACCGCACCCCTATGGTACGTTCTGGCAGTCTTATTAGTCTGAGTAACCAGGGGCCGCGGAGGGACAATTGCAAGTGCCAG GTAACGGTGccaaagaggaaacacaagagCGACAAGCCCAAGAGCCCAGAGAGCGGCTGCTCTTCACCCGAACCCGACCGCCAAGACTCATCTGGCAGCGAACGTGAGCTACGCACCTTCACACCCACATACAAATAG
- the osbpl8 gene encoding oxysterol-binding protein-related protein 8 isoform X4 — MSQRQVKERDKERDKEAGLQTPNREHVATPSTLSPGVSYSHGFERGKEDLLPLPLKEDSHSISKSKSETKLYNGSDKDVSASGGKLTKKESLKVQKKNYREEKKRATKELLSTITDPSVIVMADWLKIRGTLKSWTKLWCVLKPGVLLIYKTHKNGQWVGTVLLNACELIERPSKKDGFCFKLFHPLEQSIWAVKGPKGEAVGSITQPLPSSHLIFRAASESDGRCWMDALELALKCSSLLKRTMIREGKEDMSTVTSGGEHSINFYSLLRAHNMHGFQFNDSDHLKDPDLYSDKSDREGEQDHEESDPEGLEKSEESDSDTSERQDDSYIDLDPNEHLRETPYLEQSHEELGEAGEAAQTETVSEENKSLIWTLLKQVRPGMDLSKVVLPTFILEQRSFLDKLSDYYYHADFLSEAAIEENAYNRMKKVVKWYISGFYKKPKGLKKPYNPIIGETFRCMWLHQKTNSKTFYIAEQVSHHPPVSAFYVSNRKDGFCLSGSILAKSKFYGNSLSAILDGEARLTFLNRGEDYVMNMPYAHCKGILYGTMTLELGGQITIACEKTGYSAQLEFKLKPFLGSSDSVNQVSGKIKLGKEVLATLEGHWDSEIFINDKKTGTMDTFWNPTPDLRQSRLTRCTVPPEEQGEYESERLWQHVTRAINNKDQTEATNEKFILEEAQRKSARERKAKCEEWIPALFEQDSVTGEWHYRYADTRPWDPLNDLIQFEKDGCIQTKVRHRTPMVRSGSLISLSNQGPRRDNCKCQVTVPKRKHKSDKPKSPESGCSSPEPDRQDSSGSERELRTFTPTYK; from the exons GTTTCGAGAGGGGGAAGGAGGACCTCTTGCCTCTGCCTTTGAAAGAGGACTCACATTCCATATCTAAGAGCAAG TCTGAAACAAAGCTGTACAATGGCTCAGACAAGGATGTGTCAGCGTCTGGAGGAAAGCTCACCAAGAAGGAATCCCTCAAG GTGCAGAAAAAGAACTACagggaagagaagaagagagcaACTAAGGAGCTGCTCAGCACCATCACTGATCCTTCTGTCATCGTCATGGCCGACTGGCTGAAG ATCCGTGGCACTCTGAAGAGCTGGACCAAGCTGTGGTGTGTGCTGAAACCAGGCGTCCTGCTCATCTATAAAACCCACAAAAATGGACAGTGGGTGGGAACGGTGCTGCTCAATGCCTGTGAGCTGATCGAGAGGCCCTCCAAGAAGGACGGCTTCTGTTTCAAGCTCTTTCATCCACTGGAACAGTCCATCTGGGCTGTCAAG GGACCTAAAGGAGAGGCGGTGGGCTCCATCACACAGCCGTTACCCAGCAGCCACCTCATCTTCCGTGCTGCCTCCGAGTCTGATG GCCGATGCTGGATGGATGCCTTAGAGCTGGCCCTGAAGTGCTCCAGTCTGCTGAAGAGAACCATGATCCGCGAGGGGAAAGAGGACATGAGCACAGTTACCAGCGGAGGAGAACACTCCATTAATTTCTACAGCCTCCTCCGAGCTCACAACATGCATGGTTTCCA GTTCAACGACAGCGACCATTTAAAAGATCCGGATCTGTACTCAGACAAATCAGACAGGGAGGGAGAGCAGGATCACGAGGAGTCAGACCCAGAAGGCCTGGAGAAGAGCGAGGAGAGCGACAGCGACACATCAGAGCGCCAAGACGACTCGTACATCGACCTGGACCCCAACGAACATCTGCGGGAAACCCCATACCTGGAGCAGTCCCACGAGGAGTTGGGGGAG GCTGGTGAGGCTGCCCAGACAGAAACCGTATCAGAGGAGAATAAATCTCTGATCTGGACCTTGCTGAAGCAGGTCCGACCTGGCATGGATCTGTCCAAGGTTGTACTTCCCACTTTCATCTTGGAGCAAAGATCCTTCCTGGACAAACTCTCTGACTACTACTACCATGCAGACTTCCTGTCAGA AGCTGCCATTGAAGAGAATGCCTACAACCGAATGAAGAAAGTGGTCAAGTGGTACATATCTGGATTTTACAAAAAGCCAAAG GGGTTGAAGAAGCCTTACAACCCCATTATTGGAGAGACGTTCCGCTGCATGTGGCTCCATCAGAAGACCAACAGCAAGACGTTCTACATCGCAGAACAG GTATCCCATCATCCCCCAGTGTCAGCCTTCTATGTCAGTAACAGGAAGGACGGGTTCTGTCTCAGCGGCAGCATCCTGGCCAAGTCCAAGTTCTATG GAAACTCGCTGTCGGCCATTTTAGACGGGGAGGCTCGGCTCACTTTTCTCAACCGAGGGGAGGACTATGTGATGAACATGCCCTACGCTCACTGTAAAG gaatCCTGTATGGAACCATGACCCTGGAGCTGGGCGGTCAGATCACCATTGCATGTGAGAAAACGGGCTACAGTGCTCAGCTGGAGTTCAAGCTGAAG CCTTTTCTGGGCAGCAGTGATAGTGTCAATCAGGTTTCTGGAAAGATCAAGCTGGGAAAAGAGGTGTTAGCGACGCTAGAAGGACACTGG GACAGCGAAATCTTCATCAACGACAAAAAGACGGGAACGATGGACACTTTTTGGAACCCCACTCCGGATCTGAGGCAGAGCCGGCTGACCCGCTGCACCGTCCCACCAGAGGAGCAGGGGGAGTACGAGTCAGAAAG ACTGTGGCAGCATGTGACGCGGGCCATCAACAACAAGGACCAAACCGAAGCCACCAATGAGAAGTTCATCCTGGAGGAAGCTCAGAGGAAGTCAGCCCGCGAGCGGAAAGCCAAATGCGAGGAGTGGATCCCTGCCCTGTTCGAGCAGGACTCTGTCACCGGAGAGTGGCATTACAGATATGCCGA TACGAGGCCGTGGGATCCACTCAATGACTTGATCCAGTTTGAAAAAGACGGCTGTATCCAGACCAAGGTCCGACACCGCACCCCTATGGTACGTTCTGGCAGTCTTATTAGTCTGAGTAACCAGGGGCCGCGGAGGGACAATTGCAAGTGCCAG GTAACGGTGccaaagaggaaacacaagagCGACAAGCCCAAGAGCCCAGAGAGCGGCTGCTCTTCACCCGAACCCGACCGCCAAGACTCATCTGGCAGCGAACGTGAGCTACGCACCTTCACACCCACATACAAATAG